The bacterium genome includes a window with the following:
- a CDS encoding glycine--tRNA ligase: MPTPKAKTGNDLMDKLLSLCKRRGFIFPGSEIYGGLANSWDYGPLGAELKKNIKDEWWNRFVRQRTDVVGIDAALMMNPKVWEASGHVAGFSDPLVECKKCHERFRADALEISKSDVKMSKSPVEMSKSDVKMSKSPVEISKSRNVIPCPSCGGELMEAKQFNLMFKTNIGPTEEKGSAVYLRPETAQAMFVDFKNVLDTTRKRLPFGIAQMGKAFRNEITPGNFIFRTREFEQMEIEYFVKESEWEKHFENWLGEMKAWLEHLGVSEKNLHYAEIPDGERAHYSKRTVDIEYEYPFGRKELYGLAYRGNFDLTQHEKFSGQDLRYTDPNPPAGGPKEKFLPHVIEPTWGVDRSVLVAMLEAYHEEKVESSAKGGSASGGKSEKLKVKSEGEEGEDIRVVMRFPKWLAPVKVAILPLSKKEELAKVAKPLYEELAKKFVCEYDETQSIGKRYRRQDEIGTPYCVTVDFDSLEDKAVTVRDRDTMEQDRIKISELVDYLGKSLEK; this comes from the coding sequence ATGCCGACACCAAAAGCAAAAACAGGAAATGATCTGATGGATAAGCTTCTTAGCTTGTGCAAAAGGAGAGGTTTTATTTTTCCGGGCTCGGAAATTTACGGCGGCTTAGCTAACTCTTGGGACTACGGCCCGCTTGGCGCTGAATTAAAAAAGAATATTAAAGACGAATGGTGGAATCGCTTTGTCCGCCAGCGTACCGATGTAGTTGGAATTGATGCCGCTTTGATGATGAACCCGAAGGTTTGGGAGGCGAGTGGCCACGTGGCCGGTTTTTCCGATCCGTTGGTGGAGTGCAAAAAATGCCATGAGCGTTTCCGCGCTGACGCTCTCGAAATTTCGAAATCCGATGTCAAAATGTCGAAATCTCCTGTCGAAATGTCGAAATCTGATGTCAAAATGTCGAAATCTCCTGTCGAAATCTCGAAATCTCGAAATGTCATTCCCTGCCCGTCTTGTGGTGGTGAGCTGATGGAGGCCAAGCAATTTAACCTTATGTTCAAAACGAACATCGGCCCGACCGAAGAAAAGGGAAGTGCGGTTTATCTCCGCCCGGAAACGGCGCAGGCGATGTTTGTGGATTTTAAAAATGTATTAGACACCACGCGTAAGCGTCTGCCGTTCGGTATCGCCCAGATGGGCAAGGCTTTCCGAAATGAAATTACTCCCGGCAATTTTATTTTTCGCACCCGTGAATTTGAGCAGATGGAAATTGAATATTTCGTAAAAGAATCCGAATGGGAAAAGCATTTTGAGAATTGGTTAGGCGAAATGAAGGCCTGGCTGGAACACTTGGGAGTTTCCGAAAAAAATCTGCACTATGCCGAGATTCCCGACGGGGAGCGCGCTCATTATTCCAAGCGCACCGTGGATATTGAATATGAATATCCTTTTGGTCGCAAAGAGCTTTACGGTTTGGCTTACCGCGGGAACTTTGATCTTACCCAGCATGAGAAATTCAGCGGACAGGATTTGCGCTACACCGACCCGAATCCGCCGGCTGGCGGACCGAAGGAGAAGTTCTTGCCGCACGTCATTGAGCCGACCTGGGGCGTGGATCGTTCGGTTTTGGTGGCGATGCTAGAGGCGTACCATGAAGAAAAAGTAGAAAGTTCCGCCAAAGGCGGATCCGCCTCCGGCGGAAAAAGTGAAAAGTTAAAAGTGAAAAGTGAGGGAGAGGAAGGGGAGGACATTCGGGTAGTGATGCGTTTTCCGAAGTGGCTGGCTCCGGTGAAAGTAGCGATTTTGCCGCTTTCCAAAAAAGAAGAATTGGCGAAAGTTGCCAAACCCCTCTATGAAGAATTAGCCAAAAAGTTTGTCTGCGAATACGACGAAACCCAGAGCATCGGCAAGCGTTATCGCCGCCAAGACGAGATCGGCACGCCTTATTGCGTGACGGTGGATTTTGATTCGCTCGAGGACAAAGCCGTTACTGTCCGCGACCGCGACACGATGGAGCAGGACAGGATCAAAATTTCCGAGCTTGTGGATTACTTAGGAAAAAGTTTAGAGAAATAA
- a CDS encoding pitrilysin family protein: MSKPFIRKVLKNGLRVVLIPEKENPATTVLVLVEAGSKYEAKAINGISHFLEHLCFKGTKKRPSALMIAGELDRIGSEYNAFTSQEWTGYYAKAAAKHTDLILETVSDLYLNPIFDEKELEKEKGVVIEELNMYEDMPQRKVQDLFLELMYGDQPAGWDVGGKKEIIQKITRKNVLDYRGEHYVASATAVIVSGSFDPKTILPKIEKHFANIHDGKKSGKLKTIDKQAKPEIFIKFKESDQTHLVLGVRAYNLFDKRKYALEILGDILGGGMSSRLFQKVREELGAAYYVKAGSDALTDHGMFAVSAGIEHSKIDIVIKAILGELTRIAKGDITEKNLADAKEHLSGRLLLGLETSDAVAMFYGGQEILEKESKTPAEVAKGIAKVTKAEVVAVAKDIFKNDKLNLAMIGPYKDKEQFAKILKF; the protein is encoded by the coding sequence ATGTCTAAACCCTTTATCAGAAAAGTTTTAAAGAACGGCTTGCGGGTGGTTTTGATTCCGGAAAAGGAAAATCCGGCGACGACGGTGTTGGTTTTAGTAGAGGCTGGCTCAAAATACGAAGCCAAGGCCATCAACGGCATCTCTCATTTTTTGGAGCATCTTTGCTTCAAAGGCACGAAGAAGCGCCCCAGCGCTTTGATGATTGCCGGAGAGCTGGATAGAATTGGCTCGGAGTACAACGCCTTCACATCGCAGGAGTGGACTGGCTATTACGCTAAGGCCGCCGCCAAACACACCGACCTTATTTTAGAAACCGTCAGTGACCTTTATCTGAATCCTATTTTTGACGAGAAGGAATTAGAGAAAGAAAAAGGAGTAGTGATTGAGGAATTGAATATGTATGAAGATATGCCGCAACGCAAAGTGCAGGATTTGTTTCTGGAGTTAATGTATGGAGATCAACCCGCGGGTTGGGATGTGGGCGGAAAGAAAGAAATCATTCAGAAGATTACCCGAAAGAACGTGCTGGATTATCGGGGGGAGCATTATGTGGCGAGCGCTACGGCGGTGATCGTGTCCGGAAGTTTTGACCCGAAAACTATTTTGCCGAAGATCGAAAAGCACTTCGCTAATATTCACGACGGAAAGAAATCCGGCAAACTCAAAACAATTGATAAGCAGGCTAAGCCGGAAATCTTTATCAAATTCAAAGAATCCGACCAGACCCATTTGGTGCTGGGCGTCCGGGCATACAATTTGTTTGATAAGCGGAAATACGCGTTGGAAATCCTAGGTGATATTTTGGGCGGGGGAATGAGCTCGCGCTTATTCCAAAAAGTGCGAGAAGAATTGGGCGCCGCTTATTATGTGAAAGCCGGTTCTGACGCTTTAACCGACCATGGAATGTTTGCCGTCTCGGCGGGCATTGAACACAGCAAGATTGATATTGTGATCAAGGCGATTTTGGGCGAATTGACCCGAATTGCTAAGGGAGATATCACCGAAAAGAATTTGGCGGATGCGAAAGAGCATTTGTCGGGCCGGTTGTTGTTGGGATTAGAAACTTCCGACGCAGTGGCGATGTTTTACGGCGGTCAGGAGATCTTAGAGAAAGAATCCAAGACTCCGGCGGAAGTCGCAAAAGGAATTGCCAAGGTTACAAAAGCGGAAGTGGTGGCGGTGGCGAAAGACATTTTCAAAAATGATAAGTTGAATCTGGCGATGATTGGACCCTATAAAGACAAGGAGCAGTTTGCAAAGATTTTGAAGTTTTAA
- a CDS encoding AI-2E family transporter: MDQKAVSISWGSLWKVVMMLLLVVTLYVARDILIALFLAIIISSALDPIVTWMEKRRIPRLLGTLAIYIVLIFMIALLAYAVVPIALSELNVLLGSLSQYSGTLFDFIDTSGFIDSVNQALGKITNLLLSGSTSVLEIGTKFLGGLTATVSVFVLSFYLTVGKDGAEKFLLTILPSVYESKTVLLYRRIKKKIGNWLAGQVVLSLAVGLLVFLGLWILGVKYSLILGILAGIFELIPYVGPIFSGSLAVLVALTDSAPLGFYVLILFIIIQQLENNVLVPAVTNLTTALQPVVILIALLIGAKVFGFLGLVLAVPSAVLLQEFLDDWSESKARRRGLGL; this comes from the coding sequence ATGGATCAGAAAGCAGTCTCAATCAGTTGGGGTAGCTTGTGGAAGGTCGTTATGATGCTTTTGCTTGTTGTCACCCTGTATGTCGCTCGCGATATTTTAATCGCGTTGTTTTTGGCTATCATAATTTCTTCCGCCTTAGACCCGATAGTTACTTGGATGGAAAAACGCCGCATTCCTCGCTTGTTGGGCACCCTCGCTATTTATATCGTATTAATTTTTATGATCGCTCTTTTGGCGTATGCCGTTGTTCCGATAGCCCTTTCCGAGTTGAATGTGCTTTTGGGTAGCTTAAGCCAGTATTCCGGCACGCTATTTGATTTCATTGATACCTCCGGATTTATTGACTCTGTTAACCAGGCGCTTGGTAAAATTACCAATTTGTTGCTGAGTGGCAGTACTTCGGTGTTGGAAATCGGCACCAAGTTCTTGGGTGGCCTGACCGCTACTGTTTCAGTCTTCGTGCTCTCTTTCTATCTTACTGTCGGCAAGGACGGCGCAGAGAAGTTTTTGCTGACCATCCTGCCTTCGGTGTATGAAAGTAAAACCGTGCTTTTGTATCGCCGGATTAAGAAAAAAATCGGCAATTGGCTGGCTGGGCAGGTGGTTTTGAGCTTGGCTGTAGGTTTACTGGTATTTCTAGGACTCTGGATTCTAGGGGTCAAATATAGCCTCATTTTGGGCATTTTAGCCGGTATCTTCGAGCTTATTCCTTATGTCGGCCCTATCTTTAGCGGAAGCTTGGCAGTCCTGGTGGCTCTCACAGATTCCGCTCCGCTTGGATTTTATGTGTTGATTCTATTTATTATTATTCAGCAGTTAGAAAACAACGTGCTTGTCCCTGCTGTCACCAACTTAACTACGGCGCTTCAGCCGGTAGTGATTTTGATTGCTCTATTGATTGGGGCGAAAGTTTTTGGTTTCCTTGGCCTTGTCTTGGCTGTCCCGTCGGCGGTGTTGCTGCAGGAGTTCTTGGATGACTGGTCGGAATCAAAGGCTAGGCGAAGAGGGTTGGGCCTTTAG
- the metG gene encoding methionine--tRNA ligase — translation MNKFYVTTSIPYVNGAPHIGNVLDSVYADVLARYHRQLGDDVRFLTGTDEHGSKIVRSAKAAGLTPQEFVDKNSFQFKKLKDVLNLSWDDFIRTSDQSRHWSGAQKLWGKLEKAGDLYKKAYKGLYCIGHEAFITDKDLVNGICQDHQKAPEVIEEENYFFKLSKYTKEIEKQINLGTFKVVPESRRNEILSLLSQGLEDVSFSRPAKDLSWGVPVPGDSTQTMYVWADALVNYISALGYGSSDEKIFEKYWPADVQVIGKDNLRFHAAIWPGMLLSAGLPLPQTIFVHGFLNVNGQKISKTVGNVIDPAELVAKYGTDPVRFYLLREVAPFDDGDFSYEKFEEVYNANLANGLGNFSARVLALGEKAGELAGDVNDPKVKEILAKSAEVRAAVAGKVSDFKFHEALAAIWGFISYGDVYVNNEKPWEAGKEKVITHALLILEQVADLLKPFLPETAKKILDCIEVTGIGTLKAKKCPPLFPRIEHA, via the coding sequence ATGAATAAGTTTTACGTCACAACTTCCATACCCTATGTAAACGGCGCTCCCCACATCGGCAATGTGCTTGATTCGGTTTATGCCGATGTTTTGGCGCGCTATCATCGCCAACTCGGTGATGATGTCCGATTTTTGACCGGCACCGATGAGCATGGCTCTAAGATAGTGCGCAGCGCGAAGGCGGCCGGGTTAACTCCGCAGGAATTTGTGGACAAGAACTCTTTTCAGTTTAAAAAGTTGAAAGATGTTTTGAATCTTTCTTGGGATGATTTTATTCGAACCTCTGACCAGAGCCGTCATTGGTCCGGAGCGCAGAAATTATGGGGCAAGTTGGAAAAAGCGGGGGATCTCTACAAAAAAGCTTATAAAGGCCTTTATTGCATCGGCCACGAGGCTTTTATTACCGACAAAGACTTGGTTAACGGTATTTGCCAAGACCATCAAAAGGCGCCGGAGGTGATTGAGGAAGAAAATTATTTTTTCAAACTTTCTAAATACACCAAAGAAATTGAAAAGCAAATAAATTTGGGAACGTTCAAGGTTGTCCCGGAATCGCGAAGGAATGAGATTTTGTCGTTGTTGTCTCAAGGTTTGGAGGATGTGAGCTTTTCTCGCCCTGCTAAGGATTTATCTTGGGGCGTGCCGGTTCCCGGAGATTCTACCCAAACTATGTACGTTTGGGCTGACGCTTTAGTGAATTACATTTCCGCTCTTGGATATGGGAGCTCCGACGAGAAAATCTTCGAGAAATATTGGCCGGCAGATGTGCAGGTCATCGGGAAGGACAATCTTCGCTTTCACGCCGCTATCTGGCCGGGAATGTTGCTTTCCGCGGGCTTGCCTCTGCCACAAACAATTTTTGTGCATGGATTTTTGAATGTAAACGGACAAAAAATTTCTAAGACCGTGGGCAATGTAATTGATCCGGCGGAGTTGGTGGCGAAATATGGCACTGATCCTGTGCGTTTCTATCTTTTGCGGGAAGTCGCTCCATTTGATGATGGAGATTTTAGCTATGAAAAATTTGAAGAAGTTTATAACGCCAACTTAGCCAACGGATTGGGTAATTTTTCCGCCCGGGTACTGGCTCTTGGAGAAAAAGCGGGTGAGTTGGCTGGGGACGTGAATGATCCGAAAGTTAAAGAGATATTAGCGAAATCTGCAGAAGTGCGCGCGGCTGTAGCCGGGAAAGTTTCGGATTTTAAGTTTCACGAAGCGTTGGCGGCGATCTGGGGGTTTATCAGTTACGGCGATGTTTATGTAAACAATGAAAAGCCCTGGGAGGCCGGAAAAGAAAAAGTAATCACTCACGCCCTACTTATATTGGAGCAGGTCGCTGATCTTTTGAAACCATTTCTTCCGGAGACCGCTAAAAAAATATTGGATTGCATAGAGGTTACCGGTATCGGCACCCTTAAAGCCAAAAAGTGTCCGCCCCTGTTCCCACGAATTGAGCATGCCTAA
- a CDS encoding TatD family hydrolase, producing MPKLFDSHTHIHFPIYDHDREEVIKRAREAGVKMLCVGTQAASSQAGVDLAKKYPGEIWAAAGFHPNHFASAWYHDKKEQAESEREKFDASNLLKIAQQPEVVAIGECGLDYYRLPNDKQETTNDKNTQRDAFIAQIKIAEQVGKPLMMHIRPSRGTDDAYLDALDILKSEKFSGGKISHFFVGSLEAAKKMAEAGFSFTFGGVITFARNYDEVIKYLPIENILLETDAPYVAPMPYRGKRNEPAYISATAAKIAELKGLSVEEVAEKTFANALRIFKITL from the coding sequence ATGCCTAAGTTATTTGATAGCCATACTCATATACACTTTCCTATTTATGATCATGATCGGGAGGAGGTAATTAAGCGTGCCAGAGAAGCGGGAGTGAAGATGCTTTGTGTTGGCACGCAGGCCGCTTCGTCGCAGGCGGGCGTGGATTTGGCAAAAAAATATCCCGGCGAAATTTGGGCCGCGGCGGGTTTTCATCCGAATCATTTTGCCAGCGCTTGGTATCACGACAAGAAAGAGCAGGCAGAATCCGAAAGAGAGAAGTTTGACGCGTCAAACTTATTAAAAATCGCCCAGCAGCCAGAGGTGGTGGCAATCGGGGAGTGTGGGTTGGATTACTACAGATTACCGAACGACAAACAAGAAACAACTAACGACAAAAATACTCAACGCGACGCGTTTATCGCGCAGATTAAGATAGCCGAGCAGGTTGGGAAGCCGCTGATGATGCACATTCGTCCCTCACGAGGAACCGATGACGCCTATTTAGATGCTTTGGATATTTTGAAATCCGAAAAGTTTTCCGGTGGGAAGATTAGTCATTTTTTCGTGGGCTCGTTGGAGGCCGCAAAGAAAATGGCAGAGGCAGGATTCAGTTTTACTTTCGGCGGAGTGATCACTTTTGCCCGAAATTATGATGAAGTAATAAAATATTTGCCGATAGAGAATATCTTACTGGAAACTGACGCGCCGTATGTTGCTCCAATGCCGTACCGCGGAAAAAGAAACGAACCAGCATATATTTCGGCGACTGCGGCGAAAATCGCCGAGCTAAAAGGACTTTCAGTGGAGGAGGTAGCCGAGAAAACTTTCGCCAACGCATTGCGTATTTTCAAAATTACTTTATAA
- a CDS encoding AMP-binding protein, producing MAITLNDLWRETVDRFPDHDYLSLFGRTVTYTKVDRESRKFANFLRCQGLRPGDRVMLLMPNCPQMAIACWGIWRAGCVMTALNPLLTSSELVEMARLVEPSLFVTLKDLDAHNRALVPNLPSDCATMMVGLEAYLPPIMSVLYRLKTLVTKRNPSYQFTWSSIRDSECSSYTFEDLPKPDDLAVLQFTGGTTGSVKAAMLTHANLVANTEQAMDLVGKVIDENSVIFSAIPCFHVYGLSVCLVLAASRGAKVVMVPKFMDRNKVMKDGKEVTIATINKEVFRIFKEDCITLLPGIPNIFAALIDDKRFRDLDIEHMRLCVSGSGALNQEVKRNFQAWAGCEIIEGYGLSETSPIVSINPPGRALPGSLGIPVRDTEIRIVPEPDAKLEDGGELWVRGPQVMKGYWENEEATKDVLTPDGWLKTGDMVIQVGEHLVMTDRKKDMIKVSGENVYPSEIEKILLEKLGVAEAYVVGVPDDKSGERVVACLVPQDGTRNFSLEEVRAACGGLSKIKIPKEVWNFSKDQIPRTYLGKVQKKELRKMLTKTPS from the coding sequence GTGGCGATAACTCTGAACGACCTCTGGCGTGAAACGGTGGATCGTTTCCCCGACCATGACTATTTGAGTCTTTTTGGTCGAACGGTTACTTACACTAAGGTGGATAGGGAAAGTAGAAAGTTTGCCAATTTTCTCCGTTGTCAGGGTTTGAGGCCTGGCGACCGAGTAATGTTGTTGATGCCGAATTGCCCGCAAATGGCGATTGCTTGCTGGGGAATTTGGAGGGCGGGTTGTGTAATGACGGCTCTGAATCCTTTGCTTACTTCGTCTGAGTTGGTGGAGATGGCTAGATTGGTCGAACCGAGTCTTTTTGTGACGCTGAAGGATCTGGACGCGCACAACCGGGCACTTGTACCCAATTTGCCTTCCGACTGCGCAACGATGATGGTAGGCCTTGAGGCTTATTTGCCGCCCATAATGTCTGTGCTTTACAGGCTAAAAACTTTAGTTACGAAGCGTAATCCATCGTATCAATTCACTTGGAGTTCTATCCGGGATTCGGAATGCTCGAGCTATACCTTTGAAGACCTGCCCAAGCCGGATGATCTGGCAGTCCTGCAGTTCACCGGCGGCACTACCGGAAGCGTGAAGGCGGCTATGCTGACTCATGCCAATCTGGTGGCCAATACCGAGCAGGCGATGGATCTGGTCGGAAAAGTTATCGACGAGAATTCCGTCATTTTCAGCGCCATCCCATGTTTCCATGTCTACGGACTATCCGTTTGCTTAGTACTGGCCGCTTCTCGGGGGGCTAAAGTGGTGATGGTCCCGAAGTTCATGGATAGGAATAAAGTTATGAAAGATGGAAAAGAAGTTACTATCGCCACGATCAACAAAGAAGTCTTTCGGATCTTTAAGGAGGACTGCATCACTTTGCTTCCCGGAATTCCGAATATTTTTGCGGCTTTGATTGACGATAAAAGATTTCGGGATTTGGATATCGAGCACATGCGCCTTTGTGTGTCTGGGTCTGGCGCTTTGAATCAGGAAGTTAAGAGGAATTTTCAGGCCTGGGCCGGGTGCGAAATCATCGAAGGCTACGGACTTTCCGAAACTTCTCCGATTGTTTCTATCAATCCCCCCGGCCGCGCATTGCCGGGCAGTTTGGGAATTCCGGTTCGTGATACCGAGATTCGAATTGTTCCCGAGCCGGATGCCAAACTAGAAGACGGCGGCGAACTCTGGGTACGCGGTCCGCAGGTGATGAAGGGGTATTGGGAAAATGAAGAGGCGACCAAGGACGTGCTTACTCCCGACGGTTGGCTCAAAACCGGAGATATGGTGATTCAAGTTGGTGAACATCTTGTGATGACCGACCGGAAGAAAGACATGATTAAGGTTAGCGGTGAGAATGTTTATCCCAGCGAGATTGAAAAAATTTTGCTGGAGAAGTTGGGAGTTGCCGAGGCTTATGTGGTGGGCGTTCCTGACGACAAAAGCGGTGAGCGAGTGGTTGCCTGTCTTGTTCCGCAAGACGGCACTCGCAATTTTTCTCTCGAAGAGGTCCGAGCGGCCTGCGGCGGTCTAAGTAAAATAAAAATCCCCAAGGAAGTGTGGAATTTTTCTAAGGACCAAATTCCGCGAACTTATTTGGGCAAGGTTCAGAAGAAAGAATTAAGGAAGATGCTGACAAAAACCCCATCGTAA
- the leuS gene encoding leucine--tRNA ligase, giving the protein MKYDFKKIEKKWQKEWAKGKYKVWHSEDKSKKPKAYVLDMFPYPSGEGLHVGHVEGYTASDIYSRFLRMSGYNVLHPMGWDAFGLPAENYAIKKKIHPSIVVKNNVKNFTRQLNSLGFSYDWQREINTTDPDYYKWTQWIFLQLFKKGLAYEAEIPVNWCPNDKTVLANEEVIDGGCERCGANVERKKLKQWVLKITAYADRLLADLDGLDWPGRVKEMQRNWIGRSEGALIKFPVVCNRPYSGALEIFTTRPDTIAGVAYMVVAPEHPLISELGEHIENLTEVKKYIEKAKNKSDRERQENKEKTGVALKGVRAVNPWSKKEVPIWVSDYVLMNYGTGAIMAVPQHDERDREFAVKFQLPIFDEPLISKDEVVAKVGGQKKINYKLRDWIFSRQRYWGEPIPIIKCATCGNVAVPEDELPVVLPKVKNYEPTGEAESPLAGIEKWVKVKCPQCEGPAKRETNTMPQWAGSCWYYIGYLIAENLKSQTLISKQIQNSKFQNEIKHWLPVDLYLGGVEHAVLHLLYARFWHKVLFDIGAVSTKEPFMKLVNQGLILGPDGLKMSKSKGNVVNPDEIVAGFGADSLRLYEMFMGPLEDAKPWDPRGIVGLHRFLQRVNSLPIIKGASSAELERLLHQTTKKVSEDIKVFHFNTAISALMVLSNKMESLLPEFVKLLAPFAPHLAQELWQRLGNKTLLDNETWPKWDSKLIQEDNFELIVQVNGKMRDKFSTAKGISQSEAEGLALARDGVKKWIAGGQPKKVIFVKDRLINFLV; this is encoded by the coding sequence ATGAAGTACGACTTCAAGAAAATAGAAAAGAAGTGGCAAAAGGAATGGGCCAAGGGAAAATATAAAGTTTGGCATTCTGAAGATAAGTCCAAAAAACCGAAAGCTTATGTTTTGGATATGTTTCCTTATCCATCAGGAGAGGGCCTGCACGTCGGCCACGTGGAAGGCTACACCGCTTCCGATATCTATAGCCGATTTTTGCGGATGAGCGGCTATAACGTTCTCCACCCGATGGGCTGGGACGCTTTTGGTTTACCGGCGGAAAATTATGCTATAAAAAAGAAAATTCATCCGAGTATTGTGGTGAAAAATAACGTAAAGAATTTTACTCGCCAGTTGAATAGCTTAGGCTTCAGCTATGATTGGCAACGTGAAATTAATACTACCGACCCCGATTATTATAAATGGACGCAGTGGATTTTTCTTCAGCTTTTCAAAAAAGGACTGGCCTACGAGGCGGAGATTCCGGTTAATTGGTGTCCGAATGATAAAACCGTTCTGGCCAATGAAGAGGTGATTGATGGCGGCTGCGAGCGCTGCGGAGCGAATGTGGAGCGCAAGAAGCTGAAGCAGTGGGTTTTGAAGATTACTGCCTACGCCGACCGCCTGCTTGCCGACTTAGATGGGCTAGACTGGCCCGGGCGAGTAAAAGAGATGCAAAGAAATTGGATTGGCCGCTCGGAGGGGGCGCTGATTAAGTTTCCGGTGGTTTGTAACCGGCCTTATTCCGGCGCGCTGGAAATTTTCACTACTCGGCCCGACACCATTGCCGGAGTGGCTTATATGGTGGTTGCTCCGGAGCATCCGTTAATCTCGGAATTAGGTGAGCACATCGAAAATCTAACCGAAGTTAAAAAGTATATTGAGAAGGCGAAGAATAAAAGCGACAGAGAGCGTCAGGAAAATAAAGAGAAGACGGGTGTTGCATTGAAGGGGGTGCGGGCAGTCAACCCCTGGAGCAAAAAAGAAGTACCGATTTGGGTTTCAGACTATGTGCTGATGAATTACGGCACAGGAGCGATTATGGCCGTTCCTCAACACGACGAGCGTGATCGTGAATTTGCCGTAAAATTCCAACTGCCGATTTTTGATGAGCCTCTAATTTCTAAAGATGAAGTAGTTGCCAAGGTTGGAGGTCAGAAAAAAATTAACTATAAGCTTCGTGATTGGATATTTTCCCGCCAGCGTTATTGGGGTGAGCCTATCCCGATAATCAAGTGCGCGACTTGCGGCAACGTCGCAGTGCCGGAAGATGAGTTGCCGGTAGTTTTGCCTAAGGTGAAAAATTACGAGCCAACAGGTGAGGCCGAATCTCCTTTGGCGGGCATTGAAAAGTGGGTCAAGGTAAAATGCCCACAATGCGAAGGGCCGGCGAAGAGAGAGACGAATACAATGCCCCAATGGGCCGGCTCCTGCTGGTACTACATCGGCTATTTAATAGCCGAAAATCTCAAATCCCAAACTCTAATTTCTAAACAAATTCAAAATTCTAAATTTCAAAATGAGATCAAACATTGGCTTCCAGTGGATTTGTATCTTGGCGGAGTAGAGCATGCCGTACTCCATCTCTTGTATGCTCGTTTTTGGCACAAAGTTTTGTTTGATATCGGCGCGGTCTCTACTAAAGAGCCATTTATGAAGCTGGTCAATCAGGGTTTGATCTTGGGTCCGGATGGTTTAAAGATGTCTAAATCTAAGGGGAATGTGGTTAATCCCGATGAAATAGTGGCAGGTTTCGGGGCTGATTCGTTGCGCTTATATGAAATGTTTATGGGCCCATTGGAAGATGCCAAGCCTTGGGACCCGCGAGGGATTGTTGGTCTGCACCGCTTCTTACAGAGAGTGAATTCTTTGCCAATTATCAAGGGAGCTAGCAGCGCTGAATTAGAGCGATTACTCCATCAGACAACTAAAAAAGTGTCCGAAGACATTAAGGTCTTTCACTTCAACACCGCCATCAGCGCTCTGATGGTCTTGAGTAATAAAATGGAATCACTGCTTCCGGAATTTGTGAAATTACTGGCCCCATTTGCGCCACATCTTGCGCAGGAGCTTTGGCAGAGACTGGGAAATAAAACTTTACTTGATAATGAAACTTGGCCGAAGTGGGACTCGAAATTAATTCAGGAAGATAATTTTGAATTGATTGTTCAGGTAAATGGCAAGATGCGCGATAAATTTTCTACAGCTAAGGGTATTTCTCAATCGGAAGCCGAGGGTTTAGCTTTAGCCCGTGATGGCGTGAAGAAGTGGATAGCTGGAGGTCAGCCGAAGAAAGTTATTTTCGTGAAAGATCGCTTGATAAATTTTCTCGTTTAA